A single window of Anaerocolumna chitinilytica DNA harbors:
- a CDS encoding carbohydrate ABC transporter permease has translation MKSKKANIPVNIFFILFSLCFIVPFVLIISASITDEHTLLANGYKLFPSKISLEAYKYVMKSPGQLLNSYKVTIIYSLIATVLSMVVMTMMAYPLSRASYKYKKPVTFFIIFTMLFSGGLIPTYILMTKYLHLQDNIWVYILPNLANAFHIIIIRSFFQGLPPSLVESAKIDGARELQVFYKIVLPLSKPVIATVSLLNLLARWNDWNTALIYIRSKNLYSLQYLLQQILREVQFIKDMAESSPVAGVSINLSNLPSETIRFAMCIVAAGPMLIIFPFFQKYFAKGLTVGAVKE, from the coding sequence ATGAAAAGCAAGAAAGCTAATATTCCTGTAAATATCTTTTTTATATTATTTTCATTGTGTTTTATAGTGCCGTTTGTATTGATTATATCTGCTTCTATTACAGATGAACATACACTATTAGCCAATGGATATAAGCTGTTTCCATCAAAGATTTCACTGGAAGCGTATAAATATGTTATGAAAAGCCCGGGACAATTACTGAATTCCTATAAAGTAACGATCATTTATTCCTTAATAGCCACTGTACTTAGTATGGTAGTTATGACTATGATGGCATATCCCTTATCGAGGGCGAGTTACAAATATAAAAAGCCCGTAACATTTTTTATTATTTTCACAATGTTGTTTTCTGGAGGATTGATTCCTACTTATATATTAATGACCAAATATTTGCATCTGCAGGATAACATCTGGGTATACATACTGCCAAACCTGGCAAATGCATTTCACATTATCATAATCAGGTCTTTCTTCCAGGGATTACCGCCTTCACTCGTTGAATCTGCTAAGATTGACGGAGCCAGAGAGCTGCAGGTATTTTATAAAATTGTTCTTCCCCTGTCAAAACCGGTAATAGCCACAGTTTCCTTATTAAACTTACTGGCCAGGTGGAATGATTGGAATACTGCTTTGATTTATATCAGGAGTAAAAACCTGTATTCCTTACAGTATTTACTTCAACAGATATTAAGGGAAGTACAATTTATAAAAGATATGGCCGAGAGCTCACCGGTGGCCGGTGTCAGTATCAATCTTTCCAATTTACCTTCTGAAACCATAAGATTTGCCATGTGTATTGTTGCGGCCGGTCCTATGCTGATTATATTCCCGTTTTTTCAGAAGTATTTTGCGAAAGGTTTAACAGTAGGAGCGGTAAAAGAATAG
- a CDS encoding ABC transporter permease, whose protein sequence is MRNLSYISRRFIINSKTLTFSCIVSICIALILILSMANFSVSINKSYTENLHKEYGDFDMLLTYENYQDISQEIVNDIKTINGVNKTAQGRTSDQLKIKSNNVYALGVEDNDMMKSRYHYNISLNDNVIVINTVLADILQCKAGDSFKISGVNIQVKEIIKNGTLSNTRVAMAIMSLDTLAKLTGESSQANFLMIKAKKGVEINQLSNEILRIDSELKPNIVEKDPFYKKSIESFTIFIIALILSVVIVVSLFLISIFRGFLYKYHHDMAILRAIGGKPKQIVEIFAYVAIFLSVLAGILGYFITYLMNKTIYSKVFSKMDFIDSKVKFYLLYSLGLTVLIIVIILFVLVFSMLKSAKVLPIVAIQQNEIAKIGKIKTKKQKIKRKNLNHFIKFIDRDLYIAIKMISAKMKENITIILTIMMIIVLSFVGSSLSNIIKANNSNYLKNQYLTDIVVSSSSFLSYSETMQIYENMKNGKDLKVSIVLTNGDKMTIGGQPISYLMADLAAMEGQGIIKNKIQDKNRLIISKELAKKLGVKVGDYIDVITPGKYKYDQNGFRLGFLEKPTKHKLGVSSIVSREKLYYRDAYVDIQLNDFLQDMMGMNCIYISGNLEIANNLLQDLKIKYPNIVWSNYNEMVANSNKAINQRYAMFEVVTGALVVVAGLGWFTSIRSIILSRKREYCILRIQGVSTRRLKKIISIQILLYLFAGIIGGVLIGSAFLFLILYREVKILTLLIDWRLTFVIVLYLLFLCLLLIPLVNKISSGKSVIRDFVKV, encoded by the coding sequence ATGAGAAATTTAAGTTACATAAGTAGGCGTTTCATAATAAACAGCAAAACTCTAACATTTTCTTGTATTGTTAGCATATGTATTGCTTTAATACTAATCTTATCAATGGCTAATTTTTCAGTTAGTATTAATAAATCCTATACCGAAAATTTACATAAAGAATATGGTGATTTTGATATGCTGCTTACATATGAAAATTATCAGGATATATCTCAAGAGATTGTTAATGATATAAAAACGATAAATGGAGTGAATAAAACTGCGCAAGGCAGAACAAGTGATCAACTAAAAATTAAAAGTAATAATGTGTATGCCTTAGGTGTAGAAGATAATGATATGATGAAGAGCAGATATCATTATAATATCTCATTAAATGATAATGTAATAGTTATAAATACTGTGTTAGCAGACATTTTACAATGTAAAGCAGGTGATAGCTTTAAAATTTCAGGAGTTAATATCCAGGTTAAAGAAATTATAAAAAATGGCACATTATCAAATACTAGAGTGGCCATGGCAATAATGTCATTAGATACTCTTGCTAAATTAACTGGAGAAAGTTCACAAGCTAATTTTTTAATGATAAAAGCAAAGAAAGGAGTGGAAATTAATCAATTATCAAATGAAATATTACGAATAGATTCAGAGCTTAAGCCTAATATAGTCGAAAAAGATCCTTTCTATAAAAAATCTATAGAGTCTTTTACTATTTTCATAATAGCTTTAATTTTATCAGTGGTAATAGTTGTTTCACTATTTCTCATTAGCATATTCAGAGGCTTTCTGTATAAATATCACCATGACATGGCAATATTACGTGCTATTGGAGGTAAACCTAAACAAATCGTTGAAATATTTGCTTATGTTGCAATATTTTTAAGTGTTTTAGCGGGGATTTTGGGTTACTTCATTACATATTTAATGAATAAAACTATTTATAGCAAGGTTTTTAGTAAGATGGATTTTATTGATAGTAAAGTCAAATTCTACTTATTATACTCCTTAGGGCTGACTGTGCTAATTATAGTCATAATATTATTTGTATTGGTATTCTCAATGTTAAAAAGTGCAAAAGTATTACCTATCGTAGCGATTCAACAAAATGAAATAGCTAAGATAGGGAAAATAAAAACAAAAAAGCAAAAAATAAAGAGAAAAAATTTAAATCATTTTATAAAGTTTATTGATAGAGATTTGTATATTGCTATTAAAATGATATCTGCAAAGATGAAAGAAAATATAACGATTATTTTAACGATCATGATGATAATTGTTCTTTCTTTCGTTGGTTCCAGTTTAAGCAATATTATAAAAGCTAACAATAGTAATTATTTGAAAAATCAATATCTAACAGATATTGTAGTTTCAAGCAGTTCATTTTTAAGCTATTCAGAAACTATGCAAATATATGAGAATATGAAGAATGGGAAAGACTTAAAAGTCTCTATTGTTTTAACTAATGGTGATAAAATGACAATAGGGGGGCAGCCAATATCCTATTTAATGGCTGATCTTGCTGCTATGGAAGGACAAGGTATTATAAAAAATAAGATTCAGGATAAAAACAGATTAATTATAAGCAAAGAGTTAGCAAAGAAACTAGGGGTAAAAGTTGGGGATTATATTGATGTAATAACACCTGGTAAGTATAAATATGATCAGAATGGTTTTAGATTAGGTTTTCTAGAGAAGCCTACTAAACATAAATTGGGGGTAAGTTCAATAGTATCAAGAGAGAAATTATATTATAGAGATGCTTATGTAGATATACAGCTTAATGATTTCTTGCAGGATATGATGGGAATGAATTGTATATATATTTCCGGAAACTTAGAAATAGCAAATAATCTATTACAGGACTTAAAAATAAAATACCCCAATATTGTATGGTCAAACTACAATGAGATGGTTGCCAATAGTAATAAGGCTATAAATCAAAGGTATGCAATGTTTGAAGTTGTAACAGGAGCATTAGTTGTTGTTGCTGGTCTTGGATGGTTTACATCAATCAGAAGTATTATTCTATCAAGGAAAAGAGAATATTGTATATTAAGAATACAAGGTGTTTCAACAAGAAGATTAAAAAAAATAATTAGTATTCAAATATTATTATACCTGTTCGCTGGTATAATAGGAGGTGTTCTTATAGGGTCAGCTTTCCTATTTTTAATCTTGTATAGAGAAGTAAAGATATTAACTCTTCTTATAGATTGGAGATTAACATTTGTTATAGTTCTCTATTTATTATTTCTATGTTTACTTCTTATTCCTTTAGTAAATAAGATCAGTAGCGGAAAATCGGTCATTCGTGATTTTGTTAAAGTATAA
- a CDS encoding right-handed parallel beta-helix repeat-containing protein: protein MKKFKKAFGIILTLFLVTSMSLTGYAASDLTLPSTSAAFIRFYVDNNGNDSNTGSKAAPFKTIQRAKEAVRAVIAEGSLPEGGAKVYLREGTYYIYDSLVFGPEDSGYEDGKITYTAYPGENVRLSGAKPIEQSWFRPISEEEKTPIIDQSAAANVVVADLRKHGITEYGVLNTRGYHYFNKGQYMASELIVDGENQTLARYPNTGTIPVNNKNLLPDELAFKYDNDRPNYWANAKDAWICGTLSINYENNYYPIQKIDTVEKKIKLREGKIKTYYTNGWYFAENLLEEIDQSGEYYIDRDAGKLYYLPPQDFNTKKYNIELSTIGKPIFYFNGAKNIEVTNMTIEGGRGYAALGTTKDYKMMTYGEFLIKNNVTNPLIFDPASTNYLKLANPANYPEAQVFPGHIWDGFLDDGAGVEGIAFRNCQIRNFGQGGLIFRGTKIKLENNEIKNIGGTGIFLSGGDYETLTSSENTIISNTIHRIGYQHRAYNPAIALQGVGCRVAYNDIYDGPHCILNFGGNDHIFEYNKIHDAVKECLDMDAIYTRNEISPQQRGSVFRNNYIYNMGIYPVGEYTKQFNVCGIRTDNNGHGLQLYNNIFANIGSDRANNVVAVRAQGTRNMVKGNLFLDCSATYWGFDNYKPDMTWNTADPETNRRLELVRTYAAKPVYAAKYPELLTFDQEFYAAVATNVFDENLTVNLKFPLSLINGTPLSSGARGAKELMLGTNNIVTTIDPGFVGYTSGNYELQDGLPLFEQMPFFKNHSMEDYGPRELSAKVQTDTLRDYVYNLDIKDNLKNPLIKNLNAVMEYLDRGQYKMALLEMKVFMVKARIMEPMIINKGQLEYILDAGITICKAVWMEYQGSIAYSDGKSNKTDSLLNTLEKLNEVQDKADVYDEIIENINDMTNLIQ, encoded by the coding sequence TTGAAAAAGTTTAAAAAAGCTTTTGGCATCATACTTACATTGTTTTTGGTGACATCAATGAGTTTGACCGGATATGCTGCAAGTGACCTTACACTGCCGTCGACTTCGGCTGCCTTTATTCGTTTTTATGTTGATAATAACGGCAATGATAGTAATACTGGCAGTAAAGCGGCTCCCTTTAAGACAATACAAAGGGCAAAAGAAGCAGTTAGAGCAGTGATTGCCGAAGGCAGCCTGCCGGAAGGCGGTGCTAAGGTATATCTTAGAGAGGGGACTTATTATATCTATGATTCCCTGGTTTTTGGACCGGAGGATTCAGGCTATGAAGATGGAAAGATTACATATACAGCATATCCGGGGGAAAATGTCAGGTTATCCGGAGCCAAGCCCATAGAACAAAGCTGGTTTCGTCCTATAAGCGAGGAGGAGAAAACCCCCATAATTGATCAGTCCGCTGCTGCTAATGTAGTAGTCGCAGATCTGAGAAAACATGGTATTACGGAGTACGGTGTACTAAACACAAGAGGTTATCATTACTTTAACAAGGGACAATATATGGCCTCAGAACTGATCGTAGACGGGGAGAATCAGACCCTTGCACGCTATCCGAATACAGGGACAATTCCGGTAAATAATAAAAATCTTTTACCGGACGAGCTGGCTTTTAAATATGACAATGACCGGCCAAATTACTGGGCGAATGCCAAGGATGCATGGATATGCGGTACGTTATCTATTAATTATGAAAATAATTATTACCCGATTCAGAAAATAGATACCGTTGAGAAAAAGATCAAGCTAAGAGAAGGAAAGATAAAGACCTATTATACCAACGGATGGTATTTTGCGGAAAATCTTTTGGAAGAGATAGACCAGAGCGGTGAATATTATATTGACAGAGATGCCGGCAAACTTTACTATCTTCCTCCCCAGGATTTTAATACAAAAAAATATAACATAGAGCTGTCCACCATAGGAAAACCCATATTTTACTTTAATGGAGCGAAAAATATAGAAGTAACCAATATGACCATCGAAGGCGGAAGAGGCTATGCGGCTTTGGGAACCACGAAGGATTATAAAATGATGACCTATGGCGAGTTCCTGATTAAAAATAATGTCACGAATCCGCTGATCTTTGATCCTGCGTCTACGAATTATCTCAAGCTTGCCAATCCCGCAAATTATCCGGAAGCTCAGGTATTTCCCGGTCATATTTGGGATGGCTTTTTGGATGACGGAGCGGGCGTGGAAGGAATTGCCTTCCGAAACTGCCAGATCCGCAATTTTGGACAAGGTGGTCTTATATTCAGAGGAACAAAGATTAAATTAGAGAATAATGAGATAAAGAATATCGGCGGAACAGGAATATTTTTGTCGGGAGGAGATTATGAAACCCTTACCTCCAGTGAGAATACGATAATCAGTAATACCATTCATAGAATTGGTTATCAGCACAGGGCATATAACCCGGCAATAGCTTTACAGGGAGTCGGGTGCAGGGTTGCATACAATGATATCTATGACGGTCCCCATTGTATTCTGAACTTTGGCGGAAATGACCATATTTTTGAATACAATAAAATTCACGATGCGGTAAAAGAATGTCTGGATATGGATGCTATCTATACGCGTAATGAAATCAGTCCTCAGCAGAGGGGATCCGTGTTCCGGAATAACTATATCTACAACATGGGAATTTATCCGGTAGGTGAATATACCAAGCAGTTTAACGTCTGCGGAATCAGAACGGACAATAATGGCCATGGGCTTCAGCTCTACAATAATATCTTTGCCAATATCGGCTCCGACAGAGCGAATAATGTTGTTGCGGTGAGAGCTCAGGGAACACGTAATATGGTAAAGGGTAATTTGTTTTTAGACTGTTCAGCTACCTATTGGGGATTTGACAACTATAAACCTGACATGACATGGAACACAGCAGATCCGGAAACCAACAGAAGACTGGAACTTGTCAGAACCTATGCCGCAAAGCCTGTTTATGCTGCCAAGTATCCGGAACTTTTGACTTTTGACCAGGAATTCTATGCAGCGGTAGCAACAAATGTATTTGATGAGAATCTGACTGTGAATCTTAAGTTCCCTCTGAGCCTGATTAACGGAACCCCCTTATCAAGCGGTGCCAGAGGTGCAAAAGAACTTATGCTTGGTACAAACAATATAGTTACGACCATAGATCCGGGATTTGTCGGATATACAAGCGGAAATTATGAGCTGCAGGACGGGCTTCCCTTATTTGAGCAAATGCCGTTTTTTAAAAACCACAGCATGGAGGATTATGGACCCAGGGAATTGTCTGCCAAAGTACAAACAGATACTTTAAGGGATTATGTATATAATCTGGATATCAAAGACAATCTTAAAAATCCACTAATTAAGAATCTGAATGCTGTTATGGAGTACCTGGATAGAGGCCAGTATAAGATGGCTTTGCTTGAGATGAAGGTGTTTATGGTAAAAGCCAGAATAATGGAACCGATGATAATCAACAAGGGGCAGTTAGAATATATTCTGGATGCGGGTATTACAATCTGTAAAGCTGTCTGGATGGAGTATCAGGGCAGTATTGCATACTCGGATGGAAAATCGAATAAAACAGATAGCCTTCTGAATACGCTGGAGAAGCTAAATGAGGTTCAGGATAAGGCGGATGTGTATGACGAAATTATAGAAAACATCAATGACATGACGAATTTAATTCAATAA
- a CDS encoding C40 family peptidase, with protein sequence MLQEYDETADMYRSVYKVDTAINNTAIINTAIAPLRKDPDRRGELTDEDFYGEKVIILSEVKNGFSYIRTDYGYEGFALNCNLIQDECKVREWEDSYKMVVVNSFADIVAVPSVRGEILITLCRGALISVLGEADSQGYVQVRLVNGVIGYIKISLLGRYKVDYSLEMEDKLRYDIIQTALSYMGCQYRWGGKSPLGLDCSGLTFMAYQMNGITIYRDASIKEGYPIKPIPPDQKKPGDLLFFGGHVAMYLGEDRYIHSTARKGSDGVVINSLNAEDPLYREDLAMRLIEVGSIFS encoded by the coding sequence ATGCTGCAGGAATATGATGAAACAGCAGATATGTATAGGAGTGTATATAAAGTGGATACAGCCATTAACAATACCGCTATTATAAATACAGCCATTGCCCCTTTAAGAAAAGACCCTGACAGAAGAGGTGAACTCACAGACGAAGATTTCTATGGGGAAAAGGTTATTATTCTTAGTGAAGTGAAAAATGGATTTAGTTATATCAGAACCGATTATGGCTATGAGGGGTTCGCGTTAAATTGCAATCTGATACAGGACGAATGCAAGGTAAGGGAATGGGAGGATTCTTATAAAATGGTTGTAGTGAATTCTTTTGCAGATATAGTTGCTGTTCCCTCCGTCAGAGGTGAGATTCTGATAACCCTGTGCAGAGGTGCCTTAATTTCAGTACTGGGAGAGGCAGATTCGCAAGGATATGTACAGGTAAGGTTGGTGAATGGTGTAATCGGATATATCAAAATTAGTTTATTGGGAAGGTATAAAGTGGATTATTCACTGGAAATGGAAGATAAATTGAGGTATGATATCATACAGACAGCACTTTCGTATATGGGTTGTCAGTATCGTTGGGGCGGGAAAAGCCCACTGGGATTAGATTGTTCGGGGCTTACCTTTATGGCTTATCAAATGAATGGAATAACGATATACCGTGATGCCTCCATCAAAGAAGGATATCCGATCAAACCCATACCGCCGGATCAAAAAAAACCTGGGGATTTACTGTTTTTTGGCGGACATGTGGCAATGTATCTGGGAGAAGATAGGTATATTCACTCTACAGCCAGAAAGGGCAGTGACGGTGTGGTGATTAACAGCCTTAACGCAGAGGACCCCTTATACAGGGAGGACCTTGCTATGCGGTTAATAGAGGTTGGAAGTATATTCTCATAA
- a CDS encoding dipeptidase, with protein MKIIDMHCDTISELFARIKEGRADTLAKSELHLDIEKMKKGDYLLQNFAMFVNLKEREDALFYCLELIDLYYGQMKLNEDVIAPVFCYNDIEENRKNGKMSAMLTIEEGGVTRGSLAHLRNFYRLGVRMLTLTWNHENGIGYPNITVQDGKVDWHKPNTVNGLTDFGVEFVQEMESMGMIIDVSHLSDAGFYQVLEHTTKPFVASHSNARSICPHVRNLTDDMIYKLASRGGVTGMNFYPVFLGEDENAGTISAIVKHILHIRNVGGYECIGLGSDFDGIPGHAELRDGSCMPLLAEALKKAGLSYTEIEAIFYKNVLKVYKELL; from the coding sequence ATGAAAATAATAGATATGCATTGTGATACCATATCAGAATTATTTGCAAGAATAAAAGAAGGAAGAGCTGATACGCTGGCAAAAAGTGAACTGCATCTTGATATAGAGAAGATGAAAAAAGGAGATTACCTTCTGCAGAATTTTGCGATGTTCGTCAATCTGAAAGAGCGGGAGGATGCCCTTTTCTATTGTTTGGAGTTAATTGATCTCTATTACGGACAAATGAAACTGAATGAAGATGTGATAGCGCCGGTCTTTTGTTATAATGATATTGAAGAAAACAGAAAAAATGGAAAGATGTCGGCTATGTTAACCATAGAAGAGGGAGGAGTAACCAGAGGAAGCCTTGCCCATCTGAGGAACTTCTACCGATTGGGAGTAAGAATGCTGACACTAACCTGGAATCATGAGAATGGTATTGGTTATCCCAATATTACTGTACAGGACGGCAAGGTTGATTGGCATAAGCCTAATACAGTAAACGGACTAACAGATTTCGGAGTAGAATTTGTGCAGGAGATGGAAAGTATGGGAATGATTATCGATGTATCCCATTTGTCAGACGCAGGCTTTTATCAGGTTCTTGAGCACACAACAAAACCATTTGTGGCAAGCCATTCCAATGCCAGAAGCATCTGTCCCCATGTAAGGAATTTAACCGATGACATGATTTATAAGTTAGCCAGCAGAGGCGGCGTTACAGGAATGAATTTTTACCCGGTTTTTCTTGGGGAGGATGAAAATGCCGGAACAATTTCTGCTATTGTAAAACATATATTACATATTAGAAATGTAGGCGGATACGAATGTATCGGCTTGGGTTCGGATTTCGATGGCATCCCGGGGCATGCCGAGCTAAGGGATGGTTCCTGTATGCCCCTTCTTGCAGAAGCCTTGAAAAAAGCAGGACTTTCCTATACTGAGATAGAAGCTATCTTCTATAAAAATGTATTAAAGGTGTATAAAGAATTACTTTAA
- a CDS encoding ABC transporter permease — translation MAKTRKEQANLTINRKSRWRTFRDNFELSVMLVPGIIFFLVFSYLPMLGVVIAFKDYRNNLGILGSKWVGFRNFKFFFTSQDAWRIARNTIGYGLAFIILGIICSVAIAILLYEIKNRLALKFYQTTMILPHFLSWVIVGYITYILLEPNMGILNQILQFFGMKSVDWYLEPKYWVIILPIVNVWKTVGLNCIMYYAALMGIDEQLFEAATVDGASKWKQIRYITIPSLVPLMIVLTILHVGNIIKGDFGLFYNIPRNVGLLYPTTDIIDTYIYRGLQTGDDIGITTAVGLFQSFVGLIMVVTTNKIVKKISPENSLF, via the coding sequence ATGGCGAAAACAAGAAAGGAACAAGCAAATTTAACAATAAATAGGAAGAGCAGATGGAGGACCTTTAGAGATAATTTTGAACTGTCTGTAATGTTAGTCCCTGGTATTATCTTTTTTCTGGTATTTAGTTACCTGCCAATGCTTGGTGTTGTTATTGCGTTTAAAGATTATCGTAACAATTTGGGCATATTAGGGAGTAAGTGGGTCGGGTTTCGGAATTTTAAATTCTTCTTCACATCTCAGGATGCCTGGAGAATTGCCAGAAATACCATTGGATATGGCTTAGCATTTATAATATTGGGGATTATTTGTTCTGTAGCCATAGCAATACTTTTATATGAAATAAAAAATAGACTGGCACTAAAGTTTTATCAGACAACAATGATTCTGCCTCACTTTTTATCCTGGGTCATTGTCGGATACATTACTTATATTTTACTGGAACCCAATATGGGTATCTTAAATCAGATTCTTCAGTTTTTTGGAATGAAAAGTGTTGATTGGTATCTGGAACCCAAATACTGGGTCATTATTCTGCCGATCGTTAATGTTTGGAAAACTGTCGGGCTAAACTGTATTATGTACTACGCAGCTTTAATGGGCATAGATGAACAGCTCTTTGAAGCAGCAACGGTGGATGGAGCCAGCAAATGGAAACAAATCCGCTATATAACCATTCCCTCCCTGGTTCCATTAATGATTGTACTTACAATACTCCATGTTGGGAATATTATCAAAGGTGATTTCGGACTTTTCTATAATATACCCCGCAATGTTGGTCTGCTTTATCCCACCACCGATATCATTGACACATACATATATCGTGGACTTCAGACCGGTGATGATATTGGTATCACCACAGCGGTTGGTCTTTTCCAGTCATTTGTCGGATTGATTATGGTAGTAACTACGAATAAGATTGTTAAGAAGATTTCTCCAGAAAATTCACTGTTCTGA
- a CDS encoding ABC transporter substrate-binding protein: MFKRMKVFVVICLMFSLVLSGCKSSNSSTETGKTNNTGKEATGTATEGAKEAEPVTLKWVFMSPGEQKDAQEVWDKFNEELQKYLPGTTVKFEGITSADYAEKWKLISASQENVDIVWHGWMIPYVTEVRKGSYMELDDLIAKNAPSLLKEIPENILDKSRVDGKLYSIPCMQQMVSYVSTLQFPEKIYEKYKDKIDVEKLAALFSSHQKMDKSLWDEIEKYIVMIKDGGDLKKGVFGFADHVEKGYEWILNPYKIDIYSDDYTPINLYRTPEYETFVKVYSDWYKKGYIRKDILTADNVSQDIYEVRGGGNYLVGQGYYPTESEIATSEAAGSTAYVKIPFDNSHYIPYTASATNMAISSNSKNPERAIQLLELLNTEKGKDLYNLMVYGIEGKHYKKINDHEIEPIGYTSQPTADSPYGQYNWAIGNIFNGYEIYMKDKPLTLQNDFIKKVNAAAAPSKLKGFTLNTDPIKTELAQVNAVVGEYKTTLSSGAAPDAEALYKDFVDKLVKAGDDKIVKEIQRQIDEWRASK; encoded by the coding sequence ATGTTTAAAAGAATGAAAGTATTTGTGGTAATCTGCCTAATGTTCTCACTTGTTCTGTCTGGCTGCAAAAGCAGTAACTCATCTACAGAAACAGGAAAAACAAATAATACAGGCAAAGAGGCTACCGGAACAGCAACAGAAGGTGCCAAAGAGGCAGAACCGGTTACCTTAAAATGGGTATTTATGAGCCCGGGGGAACAAAAGGATGCCCAGGAAGTTTGGGATAAATTCAATGAAGAATTGCAGAAATATCTGCCGGGTACTACCGTTAAGTTTGAGGGGATAACCTCTGCGGACTATGCGGAAAAGTGGAAGTTAATCAGCGCCTCACAGGAAAATGTTGATATTGTATGGCATGGCTGGATGATTCCTTACGTAACAGAAGTTAGAAAAGGTTCTTATATGGAACTGGATGATTTAATTGCTAAGAATGCTCCTTCCCTCTTAAAAGAAATTCCGGAGAACATTCTGGATAAATCCAGAGTTGACGGTAAGCTCTATAGCATACCTTGCATGCAGCAGATGGTTTCCTATGTGTCCACCCTGCAATTTCCGGAAAAAATTTATGAGAAATACAAGGATAAGATTGATGTAGAAAAACTTGCTGCTTTATTTAGCTCCCATCAAAAAATGGATAAGAGCTTGTGGGATGAAATCGAGAAATACATTGTCATGATTAAAGACGGTGGGGATTTAAAGAAGGGTGTCTTCGGATTTGCCGATCATGTGGAAAAAGGCTACGAATGGATTCTGAATCCTTATAAAATCGATATTTACAGTGATGATTATACACCTATAAATCTTTACAGAACTCCCGAATATGAAACTTTTGTAAAGGTATATTCAGACTGGTACAAGAAAGGTTACATCCGTAAGGATATCTTGACAGCTGACAATGTATCACAGGATATCTACGAGGTTCGCGGCGGTGGAAATTACCTTGTAGGACAGGGATATTATCCGACCGAATCTGAAATAGCAACCAGTGAAGCAGCCGGTTCAACTGCTTATGTAAAGATTCCTTTTGATAACTCACATTATATTCCTTACACTGCTTCTGCTACCAATATGGCTATCTCCTCCAATTCAAAAAATCCGGAAAGAGCCATTCAATTACTTGAATTATTGAATACCGAAAAAGGAAAAGATTTATACAACCTGATGGTATATGGCATCGAGGGCAAACATTATAAGAAAATCAATGATCATGAAATTGAACCAATCGGATATACCTCACAGCCTACAGCAGACAGCCCTTACGGACAGTATAACTGGGCTATCGGCAATATATTCAATGGCTATGAGATTTACATGAAGGATAAACCTCTTACTCTTCAAAATGATTTTATCAAAAAAGTAAATGCAGCTGCAGCACCTTCCAAGCTGAAGGGCTTTACCCTGAATACCGATCCTATTAAAACTGAGCTTGCACAGGTTAATGCCGTAGTAGGTGAATATAAGACAACACTAAGCTCAGGAGCTGCACCGGATGCGGAAGCACTGTACAAGGATTTCGTTGATAAGCTGGTAAAAGCGGGCGATGATAAAATTGTAAAAGAAATTCAGCGCCAGATTGATGAGTGGCGTGCATCCAAATAA